A genome region from Mus pahari unplaced genomic scaffold, PAHARI_EIJ_v1.1 scaffold_5871_1, whole genome shotgun sequence includes the following:
- the LOC110315369 gene encoding vomeronasal type-2 receptor 116-like: MFTLILLFLLQNIPLLVADFIYPRCFWRIKQNKDKDGNLGSGCMFFIDRVQWPVEKELFSSILKPQTHNENLKYALVLAFAINEVNRNSDLLPNMSLLFQWSKRNCDWGPQLKSLMYLSLQNHEIFPNYVCDNAICVMALTGLNLAMTLTFYIMLNNFVFHQLLHFTYGPFHPALSDQEEFPYLYQMVSEDTSLALTMVSFIIHFSWNWVGLAISDNDKGIQFLSYLRGEMEKNTVCFAFVSMIPVNMHLYMTRAEVYYNQILTSSTNVVIIYGDTDSTLAVSFRMWESLDIKRIWVTTSQWDITTSKKDFLFDNLYGVFAFGHHHGEISGFKNFVQTLSLLNHSDECLVKLEWMYFNCEVSAPKCKTLMNCSSYHSLEWLMVHTLDMTFTEGSYAIYNAVYAVAHALHEISFQKFDNLPNEIWEIDNYFCKKLGSLLRKVHFTNPVGDKVNMNQRNKLQENYDIFYVWNFPQGFGLKVKIGIFSPSFINGQQLHLSDDMIEWARGSTQMLTSVCSTDCGPGFRKFGKNGMPVCCFDCIPCPENEISNETNMELCVPCPEDQYANTEQNHCIHKALIFLTFKDPLGMALSLMALCFSAFTAVVLLVFVKHNNTPIVKANNRTLTYILLVSLIFCFLCPLLFIGHPNSATCILQQITFGVVFTVAVSTVLAKTITLVLAFRVTTPQSMMKYFLVSGASNYIIPICTLIQVIVCAVSLGASPPSVDIDAQYEHGHIIIVCNKGSVYAFYCVLGYLACLAFASFTLAFLSRNLPSTFNEAKSITFSMLVFCSVWVTFIPVYHSTKGSVMVAVEIFSTLASSAGILICIFVPKCYTILFIPDKNSLQMIRMKSFSHAQPS, from the exons atgTTCACTTTGATTTTACTCTTCTTGCTCCAGAACATTCCACTTCTTGTGGCTGATTTTATTTATCCCAGGTGCTTTTggagaataaaacagaataaagacaAGGATGGAAATCTGGGATCAGGCTGTATGTTCTTTATTGACAGAGTACAATGGCCCGTGGAGAAAGAGCTTTTCAGTTCTATTTTGAAACCACA AACACACAATGAAAATCTCAAGTATGCTCTGGTCTTGGCTTTTGCCATAAATGAAGTCAACAGGAACTCTGATCTTTTGCCAAATATGTCTCTATTATTTCAATGGTCAAAAAGGAATTGTGATTGGGGACCCCAATTAAAAAGTCTCATGTATTTGAGTTtacaaaatcatgaaattttcccTAATTATGTCTGTGATAATGCCATCTGTGTAATGGCACTTACAGGACTAAACTTGGCAATGACTCTGACATTTTATATAATGCTAAACAACTTCGTATTTCAtcag TTGCTACATTTTACTTATGGACCCTTTCATCCTGCCCTGAGTGATCAGGAAGAATTTCCCTATCTATATCAGATGGTCTCTGAGGATACATCTCTAGCCCTTACCATGGTCTCCTTCATAATTCATTTCAGTTGGAACTGGGTAGGGTTGGCCATCTCAGACAATGATAAAGGTATCCAATTTCTTTCCTATttgagaggagagatggaaaaaaatacagTCTGCTTTGCTTTTGTCAGCATGATTCCAGTCAATATGCATTTATACATGACAAGAGCTGAAGTGTATTACAACCAAATCTTGACATCATCTACAAATGTTGTTATCATATATGGTGACACAGACAGTACTTTAGCTGTGAGCTTTAGAATGTGGGAATCTCTAGATATAAAGAGAATATGGGTCACCACCTCACAGTGGGATATTACTACTAGTAAGAAAGACTTCTTATTTGATAACTTGTATGGGGTATTTGCTTTTGGACACCACCATGGTGagatttctggttttaaaaatttTGTCCAGACATTGAGCCTGTTAAACCATTCAGATGAATGTCTGGTAAAGCTGGAATGGATGTACTTTAACTGTGAAGTCTCAGCACCTAAATGTAAGACACTGATGAACTGCTCATCCTATCACTCATTGGAATGGTTAATGGTACATACTTTAGACATGACCTTTACTGAAGGAAGTTATGCCATATACAATGCTGTGTATGCTGTTGCCCATGCCTTACATGAGATATCTTTTCAAAAATTTGATAATCTGCCCAATGAAATTTGGGAAATAGACAATTATTTCTGCAAAAAG CTGGGTTCCCTTCTGAGAAAGGTCCACTTCACTAATCCTGTTGGGGACAAAGTGAATATgaaccaaagaaacaagctgcaggAAAATTATGACATTTTCTACGTTTGGAATTTTCCACAGGGATTTGGACTTAAAGTGAAAATAGGAATATTTAGTCCCTCTTTTATAAATGGTCAACAGCTACATTTATCTGACGACATGATAGAGTGGGCAAGAGGAAGTACACAG ATGCTGACCTCTGTGTGCAGTACTGATTGTGGTCCAGGATTTAGAAAATTCGGGAAGAATGGAATGCCAGTCTGCTGTTTTGATTGCATTCCCTGcccagaaaatgaaatttctaatgaGACAA atatggAGTTGTGTGTCCCGTGTCCAGAAGACCAATATGCTAATACAGAGCAGAATCACTGCATTCATAAAGCTCTcatatttcttacttttaaagaCCCCTTGGGGATGGCACTTTCCTTAATGGCATTGTGCTTCTCTGCATTTACAGCTGTTGTTCTTTTGGTCTTTGTGAAGCACAACAATACTCCCATAGTTAAGGCCAATAACCGTACTCTTACCTACATCTTGCTCGTCTCCCTcattttttgtttcctctgcCCTTTGCTCTTCATTGGCCATCCAAACTCAGCCACCTGCATCCTACAGCAAATCACATTTGGAGTGGTATTCACTGTGGCTGTTTCCACTGTGTTGGCCAAAACAATTACTCTTGTACTGGCATTCAGAGTCACAACCCCTCAAAGCATGATGAAGTACTTTCTTGTTTCAGGGGCATCTAACTATATCATTCCCATCTGCACTCTCATCCAAGTTATTGTCTGTGCAGTCTCGCTAGGAGCTTCTCCTCCTTCTGTTGATATTGATGCACAATATGAGCATGGACACATCATCATTGTTTGTAACAAGGGTTCAGTCTATGCCTTTTACTGTGTCCTGGGATACCTGGCCTGCCTGGCCTTTGCGAGTTTCACTCTGGCTTTCCTTTCCAGAAACCTGCCCAGCACCTTCAATGAAGCCAAATCCATAACATTCAGCATGCTGGTGTTCTGCAGTGTCTGGGTTACTTTTATACCTGTTTACCATAGCACCAAAGGCAGTGTCATGGTGGCTGTTGAGATCTTCTCCACTTTGGCTTCCAGTGCAGGGATACTGATATGCATCTTTGTTCCCAAATGTTACACAATACTGTTTATACCAGACAAAAATTCTCTTCAAATGATCAGGATGAAATCATTTTCCCACGCTCAACCTTCATAA